Within Quercus lobata isolate SW786 chromosome 5, ValleyOak3.0 Primary Assembly, whole genome shotgun sequence, the genomic segment TTTCTctagctcttcttttctttcaataataatattattattattagaattaGATTATCTCCTTTTATTTTCATATGTAAGTGTTATTCATGCAGATTTCTTTACGTCACCAATGACTTTATTGattatataaatgaaatatatatggCTTCAAAGGTTGCCCTTCATTCTTAGTATGATGGTCATGTGAGTGGTCTTTTTACTTCCAATTTGAAATAAAGGTCGGAGACAAAGGCAGAGCCTCACACCCcgccccccccacaaaaaaaaaaaaaaaaaaaaaaaaaaaaaaaaaaaaaaaaaaaaaacacatacatacatttaCACACTCGAACATTAACATAAACAGAAAAATATGAATATACATAAAGGAACAGAATTAAATCATTTTCTAATAAGTTAAAAGAAACGAACAactaaaagaatatatatatatatatatataaaataacttaaattgaacaaattttgaaaggtaatagtaaatttatttttaattttttatattttattaaaatactaCAACTCATTTACCCTTTCTTTGCACAAACTTATTAGTAGAACTGTCAGTGGGTGCATAGGTGTAAAATGTCAATATTTTAATTGACAAAATCTtataattgaaaagaaaaaaaatattatatatatagaaaaccCTAACTAAATTGGAGAAGAAAAGGCATgtaatgaaaaaaatgtaaaacagaaggactaataaaattttttgaacaaCATTATTGTAAACTAAAAAATCGTaaataaacccataaaaatattttccaaaataatttgaaaggaaaatatattaaagtatCATTGTAACAATTCATCTAGTGATTTCTCAGCATCATTTAGATGTTAATTCCAATAAATCTCTGCAAACATGGCAAATTAAAGTCATGATCAATTTTCATTTCGTTTATCTCcttctaaatttaaatttccTTTGGATCTTATTTTTACAGATGTATGGGCCCTGCTCCTGAAATTTTAGTTAATagaaattgttattattttcttttattgatgaCTTTTCTAAATTCATTTGGTTGTAACCTATTTCCTTCCAGtgatatgtataatttttttctacaatttCAACCCAAGTTGAAcgttattttgaaataaaaataaaatatattcaatcAGATTGGGGTGATGAATATCGTAAATTGCATAatttagggtgagtttggttcagctttttgtaaaagtgcataatgaaaaagtggagttttcaaaaagtgcataattgaaaaagtgcattttcaaaaagttgagtgtttggtaaaaacggttaaaaagtgctttttgaaaaagctgagtgtttggctagcacttataaaagtgacaatttaagggataaattaccaaaaaggacaatgtatatataagagcatctccaacaggttagacaaatttttgtgCTGTTTGGACAATCAATAATGACATTTATCTTTTGCCTAtccacttttttaatttttattttgtaatcaaatttattcttttttaatatttatttttctttttctattcattttcaacaattatatttttcaacaaaaagtgttacattcacaatattttttgcaatactttcacaagaatcataacaaaatcttatatgaaaagttattactagttctaatttgaacccattactaaaattatatttttactcatcaatattagctaattacttaaaatttattgtgaaaatattgtggtaatatTTTGAAATGGTGATTTCTaatacttttcctttttttttttcctccatactttaccttttccttttttttttttctcttgtattttaTCCCACCACACACGTGTACACTCTTTTGTCCACACCCTCTCCTTTTTCCTACACCTCCACCTTCCAGAAGgctctctcattctttcattctttcctttttccttttcctttgtttcCAGAAGGCTCTCTCAATTCCAAAGCTCTCCGgctctctcaatttcttctctctcttttttttttttttttttttccacttgatTTCCAAAAGATCTCCACTTCCGCTTCTTGACTTATGTGAAGCAAATTGCTCGCGGACCTGAACTGAACACTGTAGGTTGGGTCTTTCTTtgtcttcatcttctttctttctgtctttCTATGTGTTTATGGTTGTTTGGTCGTGGGTTTGTGCTATTTGATTTCTGTATTTTTGGAttgtggtttgtgttttgggtaatgattttaatcttcgtcttcatcttcttcttcctcttcttcttctttctttctgtctttCTATGTGTATTTTTggtatgtgtttttggattgtGGCCGTGGGTTTGTGCTATTTGATGGGTATTTccgtaattttatttttgcaacgGTAACCTACTGAAAACGCGCATTgcgcgttttcatttatggaccccTGAGGGTCCATAAAAATTTCCGCGTTTCTCCTTATTTTTGGTCTatgcccaaaacgcaacttttatcaaaaagttaCGTTTTGGGCTTCACCAAACGCATATTTTGGTTcggcttttttcaaaaagcactttttgggtttaaaacgtggaaacaaacgggcacttaTTTCCAATCAATTTGTATCTTTCATCGTATTTCCTGTCCCCATACACATCGATAAAATGGTTCTGTTGAGCGATCGACATATAGTTAATACAGATGTCAACTTTCTTGCATCTGCCTCTTATCTTATAAATTAGCTCCTTTCTCGTATTACCAATCACAAATCTCCTCTTGAGTTACTCTATCATCAAATACCAGATTacaattttctcaaaactttTGGGTATGCTTGTTGGGCTCATCTTCGCCCGTACAGTTCTCATAAGCTTGACTTtcaatcaaaacaatgtgtttttcTTGGCTATAGTCTTCATCACAAGGGTTACAAGTGTCTTGATCTCTCCACCAATCGTGTCTATATTTCATGCAATGTTGTGTTTGATGAAAAATCTTTTCCTTTTGCTATTCTCTCAACCTCTCACAACATTCACCACTCTTCAGATCTGTAGGTTCTCTCACTCGTTTGTCTTCCCCCAATACTGTTACAAAATTATCTCAGCCACGTCAACCTGTTATCTCCAATTCCCCATCTTATAATCCTCAAATTGAGCTGCCTAACTCCATGAGTTCCCCATCCCCTACTCCCACAGATTCATGCCAGACTCTTGCTCAGCGCAACAGCCCTCATGGCATCCTATACAGACAAGAGCTAGTGACAATATTTCAACCAAAGAAGCTTTTTCCTGGTCTTGTGAAGTATCCTTTGGATCTATGCCCAAAGCACTGTTGggtatgttttaaaatttaagcccatgacattttgttgtaaagcccaagcccaagcccatgcTCTAGAATTTTCCTTGGCTGGTGTGGGAGTTTTTGGCAACAAACAAAACCCTCAATCTTCTCatatttccttataaaatagtCAGCCGCACCTTCCCATGTTTTGCAGAAAATACATTGCGGCTTGTGACATCAATGGGAAATGAAAttcctttgttttttccttttccttttcactCTAATCATTTTTAgctacttcattttttttttttttaagagctcTAAGACTATCAAAATTATGCATATATgatattagttaaaaaaaacaataaaacataTATTACTTTTGATGCTCTAGCTACTttgttttttgctaaaaattttcTCTTGGGTATTTGTGACGAGTTCGAAACTCTATTTTTGAGTGCATATTAACAGAGTTGCCGTTGTATCCTGGAGAATGATCGCCTGAACCATTTGCACCGACGGATTCATTCCAATGGAGGCGAAATCGCTTCTTAGGCTTCGTTTgagagttcataagggaatggaatggaatgaaatagaatgtatttaagtaagagaaaggaatggaaaagaatggaatggaatgaaattaagtaaccttgattggatgttttaaaaaaaaggaatggaaatgaatgaaattgaatggaatgtaagtaattttgtttgggaGCAATATGGAGGGAATgtaatggaatcattttataagaatattactattagactcctattttaaaataaatggttgaatatatagggatattttgggagttttaataaaaaaatcattaaatctaatttcattcctttccattcctcccaatttttgggagaatgaaattttgagattttaagaGAATAAAGAGGAATGAGTGTTTTCTTCtactcattccattccctcccacttaaactcccaaacaaaagAATGAgctttccttcaatttttgggagaatgaaaatttgagattttaagggaataaAGAGGAATGAGTGTTTTCTTCTACTCATTCCATttcctcccacttaaactcccaaacaaaagAATAAGCTTTCccttccctccattaaaactctcaaacaagggatgagaagaatattctaaaattattcttttcattcatttcaattctatttcattccctcctcccaaacgaggcCTTAAGGACAACAGATTTAATTCCATACTTCGGCGATAAGTTTTACTTAATCCTTAATTTTATACGCTTTTGTATTTGTCTATTTTGCTTATAAGTTAATTTGAGAATATCTTGTTTATTGATATATTATCGATATTGCTTTGCAACTTTGTTAATCAGTTTGGACAATTTTCCGAACTATACTTCCAACAAGCACTAGTTTCTACTATGGATTCTTCCTTCTCAGAACCTACCTCTTTCTCAAGTGCTTCTAAACAGCCTAAATAGTGCTATGCTATGAATGAGGAACACTGCTTTTATGCTTAATGGAACTTGGTCTCTCGTTTATCCCAAGCCTCACATGAATCTTGGTGctttcaaatgaatttttcGAATTAAAAGAAGCGTTGATCGTTCTGTTGAGCGTTACAAAGCCTTCCTTGTTGCATCAACAACACAACATTTGACTATGGTGAGACTTTCAGCCCTGTGGTCATTTCAAGCTGGTTACCATTCGCACTAACCTTTCTCTTGTTGTCTCTCGCAACTTGGATATCCATCACCTTGATGTTACGAATGCCTTTTTACATGGCTTCATTGATGAAAATGTCTACTGAACCACCTAGTTTTGTACATCCCCTCTTTCCCTAATCATGTCTACCATTTAAATAAGGAACTTTACGGTTTGAAGCAAGCTCCACAAGAATGGTATCCTCGCTTGAGTTCTCGTCTCCTTGATCTTGGCTTCGCAAATTTTAAGTCCAATACCTCTCTGTTTATTTATCGCACTAGCTCTGAActaattttatttctcattaatGTTGATGAGATTATTGTCACAAGTTTGAGCTCTTCATCCATATCTCGGCTAATCAAAACACTCCAAAGTGATTTTGCTCTCAAAGATCTTGGCCCGTTGCACTTCTTCTTGAGAGTTGAAGCAATCAATATTGACAGTGGCTTGTTCCTCTCTCAACGCCGATATATATCAGACTTAAGAAAACCTACATGCATCACCAAGCCTATCTCTTCACCAATTGCATCCAACAAGACTCTTAAGTCAATTTACTGGGAATTCATTCGCTGACCTAACCCTCTATTGCAGTTCTGTGGGCTCTTTGCAATACCTGTCTTTAACGTGCGCTGATCTGGTATTTGCTGTGACTAGCACCTTGCCCACAAAGCAAGGACATTGCTCGTGATGGGTATACAACAGTTCCAAATAGCATTCTCAGCAGGGGCATCTTTCTTAGgtttcaaaaaagaaacatgaaaGACATGGTGAAGTCTTGATTGAGAACGAAGGTCCAGCTTCTAGGcaaataataattgattaaacttaaaaaagtgtagttcggatttttttttttttttttcattttttttaaaaggaacttataatagttttttattattaatatttaacataAGTTATGGATGGAAGGACTAACAATAAGGaccaaaattatattaatgatACTTATAGGACCAAAATGACAATTGACCAAACTTAAGAgtgtaaattgtttttttttttttttaataaatgttgtttttgagTAATTTACATTTTGTGGCGGGGATAAAATAAGTCAAACTTGCTTTTTTCctcacacaattaatttatagagaTAGGATGCCAATCAACCTTTGATACCCTTGTTCAAGTGAACTAAGCTTGAAATGAAAGGATAAATGCTAAGTATAATTATGAGACATAAGAATTGATTAACAATAGCCTCGGATTGCTTATATTATGTTCCTCAAAATTAGTTTGAGATACAGATTACACTTGTTCTAATATTACAATGATGattctctatttctttctttcctcaGATGTTTCATCCCCTCTTCACAGTGGCCTCTCTGCCTTATCTAGTCTCCTAGGTTGTATCTTGGCCTTCCACTTGGAGGATTAGgcttcatttttcttgatacTGGTGCCATCATGGCCTCACTAGAAGGTTTCTACACTAGGCTATAAGCTGTGATGACATTGTTCAGGAGTcacttcttcattaatgcggccaactAAATGAGTTTAGAGCATTGAATAAGGAGGCGATGAGTGCTTTATCTGCATTCTTGCCTTTCTTGCTTGACGAAAaatctttcttctcttcctcgGTTTATGCCCGATGGTCTTCAGTCCTTCCAAGGACACGTCAATATCCTCGAGGTCCTCGGGCATTGCAATCTCCTTGCGCTTGTGgtgagttgtttatattttctCGAGGACTTGCTGTTAGTACTTTCCGAGATCTATTCTtctagggatgacaatttttattCGACCCATGAGTACCAGACCCGGCTCGACCCTAATGGGTTGGGTTTTACCCGGTCCGATAAAGAGtagggttgggtttgggtttaaaaaaaaaaacccgaagcgggtCCGGGTTTTAGTAAAAACCCGGCCTGAACCAAGACCCGAcccaattttatatataaatttctttttttattttttattttttatttgaaccctcctaaaataaaattttgaacaccctagatttaatttttgttaaacccagttgaaataaacttgaatatAATCATCTTGacaatattttggtctttttaaacacacacacacacacacatgaaaatattttggtctttttaaacacacacatacacacaaaactcataacaaatcaatttgatataataataatgagttcactttataataataatcaatatgtttattgtatttaaaaacaataaatgatttccaaaatttaattttaacaacaataattagaATCTTCATTGTATTAATAAACAATATGCAATGAACTCATGTTTTATCTTATATGAGAAACGATATGTTCACAGCACTCTCATAACAAATCCCAAGTGGCAAACTGTTACTGGCTGTTATATGTTGGCAAAATAGTAATTTCAAtagtgagtttaaattagaactaataacaacttattatcaaaaatttgttaagaaaatgttgtgaaaatattgtaaacataacacttctcatttttcattctcttgCTAGTACATACTAaggacaaatttgtaataaagaAATTACGTAAAccgcaagattttttttttttttttaccaaaaatgcATCTTCTTATTGACCCTCCTTCTGGGGCCGCCATTGGTACCACAACTAGTTTCAAAACTTTGCCACAACTTCACCATATGACGACTTGTGAGTGGTGGAATCATAGATCCACATGAACCCACCATTTTATTTCCACTACTTACAACTCACCACATTGGCAAATTGTGGCAAATTGTAATAGACTTAGTCCTGTTAAATTACTagtacatattatatatatatatgtgtgtgtttgtgtgtgtgtgtgtgtgtgtgtcccCTCTTTTAACTCTCATGTTTTGtgtgttatcaaaaaaaaaaaaaaaacttgtgtgtGGGATTCGTCCCACATCGCCTAGTTTGCTTCATGTGCGTGAGTATATAAACAGCTCTGCGACTCTAACTGTCGCTAGTAGTTTTGGAGTTGATGTGTTGTTGTATGTTTGTGtgttatcatatatatatatatatatatatatatcagcatTTAAATGCATATTTTACTAACTATGAGGAACCATACTAAGAAATAACATGAAACAGCAGCATTTGAGTTTCACACAAGATAGAATGCAGTGTCAATAAGTGCTGGTTTAATGGAGCACTAGCtttataaacaattatattGGAAAAGAGGAGCCAATAAAATCTCCGACAGAAAATGCATACCAGTCAAATAACAATCACAACAACAATACTAACATCGacaattaagagaaaaaaaaaatcatcaaactcCATCGGTTTAGTTTTACCTCTACTTCTTAATCTTGTTTTGCTTCGGATCAATCACACAATCACCATCATCAAGCAGAAGAAGGCTCCCAGTAGAAGTTAGAGGCCTAAACAGAACAGGCAAATTCTGAACCTTAAGcctcttccttcttttcttttctaagtCATACCAAAAAAGATTCTCACTATTTTCCAACAGAACTTTCTTGCCGTCCCTAGAAAACTTGAGAGGcttcaaaaactcaaaattcgaattcaaagaaaatttatttgcaCGTAGATCAGTTTTATAAACCTTTGTCCAAGAACTCTCTACTCCATATTCCTTCATCAACCAAACTTCATGATACATATTCTTGCAATCATTCACAACAAAACATAGGCATCCTCCTAACACTCCCAAACCCGTCTTCTGAATACCATCAGTATCAATTGGTTGAACCGgtgttttataaaaaagaaatttctcGTTGTTTGCAAAATCAAAAGCAATAATTTCCTGACCCGGCACGCTTCGATCTGGAATAGTAAACCAATGCGCAACTCCATTCGTGGAGACTGCTGGTGATGAAGATATCCAGGGCAGCATATTTGGCCCTTGTTCTACAACTTTTTTCCAAGCTTGTAATTTAAGACTATAGATCTTGACTTCAATTCCTATAATCAGAAGAGGACGGTATTCTTCGCAAAATTGCGCAATTCTCACCACCTTATAGTCATCATTATGCGGATCATGTCCGAATGCATATACAGTCGACCAAAGCGAGTCCTCGAAACCAGAAGGCCTCTGTACTGGTTCACTTGGCAATTTCTTGTACTTCCTTATCAATGGATTCCAAAGAGCGATCTCTTTGACACAGTTATGAAGGCAGACCAAGCCATTGCAGTAATCCACGATGGTGGTCTCCCTTTCTGGTCGGCCTTGTAGTGGCGGGTAAATTTCCATGGCCTTAGGCAAGCAATTTTCATTATCACGGCGGAAAAAGACAGATAAGAAATGTAAGGACCGAAAGCTAGCTATTTGGTCGATGATTATGGTGCAATCTCTGTCGCTGTTGATGGAGCGCTTGAGGTGGGTATTGATGAATCCTAGCCCTTTGATTAGTTCGGCCCATGACTTCGAAACGCAGAGAAAACGTACGACACTCTTGATGGGTAATCTGCATAGTATATGAGCGATTAAATCAATCGGAATATGTGACTTCATGGTCCTCTTGGAGGAGACGGCAGTGGTAATGGTGTTCATTGGATTTTATGTGCGGTGAAGACGTGGTAGGGTTAGGGACGGACTACTCtctgttgtatatatatatttgaaaacaacttttgacttgaaaagaaaagagaaagcgaagaaaagagaaaagagatcTGTAAACCGGTGAGACCGAGATACACTCGGAATTGAAGTTTGATTCTGTTTTTTAAATGTCACGTCTACGATCATGGAGAAAATTGCTTCTACAATCATCGAGGTATACTCGGAATTGAAttaaatcttcttctttttttttaataaataaaattataaaatcatgaAGAAAATTGCTTCTAAATAATGGGCAAActtcaaggaataaaaaaaatacctaaaacgtgggggaattttttttttcaaatgtaaaacCATGCTACATGTAAGGGTTAGAAGTGTATTTATACTAGAttactctttaattttttttctacttaaaTCTAACGGAGTAGGGATATTTTTAAACCACTGAAATGTCTATTCCAATATTTTAGTAATAGGGTATTTTTGCAAAAATGTTTGTTCCTCTTAGTATGTTCATTATAATTTGTATGAGGCTAGTACTATTATGTGATTATATGTATGGTAGCTTGCACagttttgtggggggggggggggggttgattGTTGTTATAGGACCATAAGTAGTAAGTACACCTATTTGCTACAATAAGTTTCCAAACCAAGAAGCTCTATACAATGGGCA encodes:
- the LOC115990340 gene encoding F-box protein CPR1-like — translated: MNTITTAVSSKRTMKSHIPIDLIAHILCRLPIKSVVRFLCVSKSWAELIKGLGFINTHLKRSINSDRDCTIIIDQIASFRSLHFLSVFFRRDNENCLPKAMEIYPPLQGRPERETTIVDYCNGLVCLHNCVKEIALWNPLIRKYKKLPSEPVQRPSGFEDSLWSTVYAFGHDPHNDDYKVVRIAQFCEEYRPLLIIGIEVKIYSLKLQAWKKVVEQGPNMLPWISSSPAVSTNGVAHWFTIPDRSVPGQEIIAFDFANNEKFLFYKTPVQPIDTDGIQKTGLGVLGGCLCFVVNDCKNMYHEVWLMKEYGVESSWTKVYKTDLRANKFSLNSNFEFLKPLKFSRDGKKVLLENSENLFWYDLEKKRRKRLKVQNLPVLFRPLTSTGSLLLLDDGDCVIDPKQNKIKK